Proteins encoded in a region of the Cupriavidus pauculus genome:
- the orn gene encoding oligoribonuclease, which translates to MTHVASTASPSVKSENNLIWLDMEMTGLQPDTDRIIEIAVVVTDSELNILAEGPVLVIHQEDAVLDGMDNWNKGTHGRSGLIDKVKASTLTEAQAETELLAFLKRWVPASKSPMCGNSICQDRRFMARYMPKLEAFFHYRNLDVSTLKELCKRWEPAIHKGFVKRQLHTALADILESVEELRYYRTHFIRSSAAEAAASETPAAPAAPAA; encoded by the coding sequence ATGACACACGTAGCCAGCACCGCCTCCCCATCCGTCAAGAGCGAAAACAACCTGATCTGGCTGGATATGGAGATGACCGGGCTGCAGCCCGATACCGACCGCATCATCGAGATCGCGGTGGTCGTTACCGATTCCGAACTGAACATCCTGGCCGAGGGCCCGGTGCTCGTGATCCACCAGGAAGATGCCGTCCTCGACGGCATGGACAACTGGAACAAGGGCACCCATGGCCGTTCGGGCCTGATCGACAAGGTCAAGGCTTCCACGCTGACCGAAGCGCAGGCCGAAACGGAACTGCTGGCCTTTCTCAAGCGCTGGGTGCCGGCCAGCAAGTCGCCGATGTGCGGCAACTCGATCTGCCAGGACCGCCGCTTCATGGCGCGCTACATGCCCAAGCTGGAGGCGTTCTTCCACTACCGCAACCTCGACGTGTCCACGCTGAAGGAGCTTTGCAAGCGCTGGGAGCCGGCGATCCACAAGGGCTTCGTCAAGCGCCAGCTCCATACCGCGCTGGCCGACATCCTCGAGTCCGTGGAAGAACTGCGCTACTACCGCACGCACTTCATTCGCTCGTCGGCAGCGGAAGCCGCCGCCAGCGAGACGCCCGCCGCGCCTGCCGCACCCGCGGCCTGA
- the pmbA gene encoding metalloprotease PmbA — protein sequence MDTSAVSQQTAHFTHSQDQLREMAADVLRIARELGATDAATEISEGSGLSVTVRKGQVETIEQNRDKVVGVTVMIGQRRGNASTSDFSPAALRATAEAAYNIARFTAEDDCAGLAEEELLERSPRDLDLFHPWTVTAEGAIDIARRSEAAAFAVSPKIRNSDGASVSAQHSQFVLATSRGFVGGYPYSRHFISCAPIAGSGGGMQRDDWYSCKRSPKALAAPEDIGRYAAERALARLNARKLSTRKCPVLFEAPLAAGLLGAFVQAVSGGALYRKSTFLHDTLGKAVFAPHIQIHEQPHVPGAMGSAPFDEEGVRTHARDVVRDGVVEGYFLSTYSARKLGMKTTGNAGGSHNLTLTSNLTKAGDDFAAMLRKMGTGLLVTELMGQGVNYVTGDYSRGASGYWVENGVIQYPVEEITIAGSMPEMFRQIVGIGADALVRGTKETGSILIEQMTIAGN from the coding sequence ATGGACACCTCTGCCGTTTCGCAACAAACCGCGCATTTCACCCACAGCCAGGACCAGCTTCGCGAGATGGCGGCCGACGTGCTGCGTATCGCGCGCGAACTCGGTGCCACCGACGCCGCGACGGAGATTTCCGAGGGTAGCGGGCTGTCCGTCACGGTGCGCAAGGGCCAGGTCGAGACCATCGAGCAGAACCGCGACAAGGTGGTGGGCGTGACCGTGATGATCGGCCAGCGCCGCGGCAATGCGAGCACGTCCGATTTCTCGCCGGCGGCGCTGCGCGCCACGGCCGAGGCCGCCTACAACATCGCGCGTTTCACCGCCGAGGACGATTGCGCGGGCCTCGCCGAGGAAGAGTTGCTTGAGCGTTCGCCGCGCGACCTCGACCTGTTCCATCCGTGGACCGTGACGGCCGAGGGCGCGATCGATATCGCGCGCCGCTCGGAGGCCGCCGCGTTCGCGGTATCGCCGAAGATCCGCAATAGCGACGGCGCGAGCGTATCCGCGCAGCATTCGCAGTTCGTGCTCGCCACCTCGCGCGGCTTCGTGGGCGGCTATCCGTATTCGCGCCATTTCATTTCGTGCGCGCCCATCGCCGGTTCGGGCGGTGGCATGCAGCGTGACGACTGGTATTCGTGCAAGCGTTCGCCGAAGGCGCTCGCGGCACCCGAGGACATCGGCCGCTATGCGGCGGAACGCGCGCTGGCCCGCCTGAATGCGCGCAAGCTTTCCACGCGCAAGTGCCCGGTCCTGTTCGAGGCCCCGCTCGCGGCGGGCCTGCTCGGTGCCTTCGTGCAGGCGGTCTCGGGCGGCGCGCTGTACCGCAAGTCCACGTTCCTGCATGACACGCTGGGCAAGGCCGTGTTCGCGCCGCATATCCAGATCCACGAGCAGCCGCACGTGCCGGGCGCGATGGGCAGCGCCCCGTTCGACGAGGAAGGCGTGCGCACCCATGCGCGCGACGTCGTGCGCGATGGTGTGGTCGAGGGCTATTTCCTGTCGACGTACTCGGCGCGCAAGCTCGGCATGAAGACCACCGGCAACGCCGGCGGCTCGCACAACCTGACGCTGACGAGCAACCTGACGAAGGCCGGCGACGATTTTGCCGCCATGCTGCGCAAGATGGGCACGGGTCTGCTGGTGACGGAACTGATGGGGCAGGGCGTGAACTACGTGACGGGCGATTATTCGCGCGGCGCGTCGGGCTACTGGGTGGAGAACGGCGTGATCCAGTACCCGGTGGAAGAAATCACGATCGCGGGCAGCATGCCCGAGATGTTCAGGCAGATCGTCGGCATCGGCGCGGACGCGCTGGTGCGGGGCACGAAGGAAACGGGCTCGATCCTGATCGAGCAGATGACGATCGCCGGCAATTGA
- the egtD gene encoding L-histidine N(alpha)-methyltransferase, whose product MPASTTPLNPTPSRTAPHRPHNHTAPQESHATNGHASNGHQGGAVVPLGNGHAHAKAGLQPQFVQQYREDSGALRDEIVAGLNRPQAGISPKFFYDVLGSRLFEAITDLPEYYPTRTEASIFAAASPAIAARAGSGCVLIDLGAGNCEKAARMFGSLQPAQYVAVDISVEFLRDTLTGLQQQHPQIPMLGLGADLCSPLDLPSSVRRGRRLFFYPGSSIGNFAPMDALALLQRLRGVAGRGDGVLIGVDLHKDADTLVAAYDDALGVTAAFNRNVLRNLNRIVGSDFAVADWRHEASFDREASRVQMHLAATRDVRVRWPGGERAFAAGERIHTEDSYKYRPDDFSLLLEAAGFTDPVCWTDPRGWFAVFHARG is encoded by the coding sequence ATGCCGGCCTCAACGACACCGCTGAACCCGACACCTTCCCGCACCGCCCCGCATCGCCCGCACAACCACACCGCTCCCCAGGAATCCCACGCGACGAATGGCCACGCCTCCAACGGTCACCAGGGCGGCGCCGTGGTGCCGCTCGGCAACGGCCATGCACATGCGAAGGCGGGTCTTCAGCCACAGTTCGTCCAGCAGTATCGCGAGGACAGCGGCGCGCTCCGCGACGAGATCGTCGCGGGCCTGAACCGGCCGCAGGCGGGCATCAGCCCGAAATTCTTCTACGACGTCCTGGGCTCGCGGCTGTTCGAAGCCATCACCGATCTGCCCGAGTACTACCCCACGCGTACCGAGGCCTCGATCTTCGCGGCGGCGTCGCCGGCCATTGCCGCGCGCGCGGGCAGCGGCTGCGTGCTGATCGACCTCGGCGCCGGCAACTGCGAGAAGGCCGCCCGCATGTTCGGCAGCCTGCAGCCCGCCCAGTACGTGGCCGTGGATATCTCGGTGGAGTTTCTGCGCGATACGCTCACCGGCCTCCAGCAGCAGCATCCGCAGATCCCGATGCTCGGGCTCGGCGCCGATCTGTGCAGTCCCCTCGATCTGCCGTCCAGCGTCCGGCGCGGACGGCGGCTGTTCTTCTACCCGGGCTCGAGCATCGGCAATTTCGCGCCGATGGACGCGCTGGCGCTGCTTCAGCGGCTGCGCGGCGTGGCCGGGCGCGGCGATGGCGTGCTGATCGGCGTGGACCTGCACAAGGACGCGGACACGCTGGTGGCCGCCTATGACGACGCGCTGGGCGTGACCGCCGCGTTCAACCGCAACGTGCTGCGCAATCTCAACCGTATCGTCGGCAGCGACTTTGCGGTGGCCGACTGGCGCCACGAGGCGAGCTTCGATCGCGAGGCCTCGCGCGTGCAGATGCATCTGGCCGCCACGCGCGACGTGCGGGTGCGCTGGCCGGGCGGCGAGCGCGCGTTCGCGGCGGGCGAGCGCATCCATACCGAGGATTCGTACAAGTACCGGCCCGACGATTTCTCGCTGCTGCTGGAGGCCGCGGGCTTCACCGATCCGGTGTGCTGGACCGATCCGCGCGGCTGGTTCGCGGTGTTCCACGCGCGCGGGTGA
- a CDS encoding dihydrofolate reductase, with protein sequence MTLLTLIVARARNGTIGRDNTLPWRLPEDLAYFKRTTMGAPVIMGRKTWDSIGRPLPGRRNIVVSRNAALRLDGADVVGSLEDAQRLCVGVEQVFLIGGAQLYAEALPSADRLYVTEIDADIEGDAVFPAVDLAKWVELSRETHHSEANGFDYAFVKYERPPSGEE encoded by the coding sequence ATGACGCTGTTGACGTTGATCGTTGCGCGCGCGCGCAACGGCACCATTGGCCGCGACAACACGCTGCCGTGGCGGTTGCCAGAGGATCTGGCCTATTTCAAACGCACGACCATGGGGGCGCCCGTCATCATGGGGCGCAAGACCTGGGATTCGATCGGCCGGCCGCTGCCGGGCCGCCGCAATATCGTCGTGAGCCGCAATGCGGCGCTGCGGCTCGACGGGGCCGACGTGGTCGGCTCGCTCGAGGATGCGCAGCGGTTGTGCGTCGGCGTGGAGCAGGTGTTTCTGATCGGGGGCGCGCAGCTGTATGCGGAGGCGCTGCCCAGCGCCGATCGGCTATATGTGACCGAAATCGATGCCGATATCGAGGGCGACGCGGTGTTTCCCGCGGTCGATCTCGCGAAGTGGGTCGAGTTGTCGCGCGAGACGCATCATTCGGAAGCCAATGGCTTCGATTATGCGTTCGTGAAGTACGAGCGGCCGCCTTCGGGCGAGGAGTAA
- the yjgA gene encoding ribosome biogenesis factor YjgA: MTRNTRSRSNPSNPRFGAFNPEPDDDDTPKSKSQKKRDMTALQDLGVELEALPKDRLARVPMPEALADAIHAARKINSHEGKRRQMQFVGKVMRGLEDDEVDAIRGALEGFKGTSKAETARLHLIERWRELLLTDDESLTKFLGEHPGVDVQAVRNTIRNARREQQMAKPPKSFRELFQIIKSALEEKDAARDAAAAAQPPSPESDA; the protein is encoded by the coding sequence ATGACGCGAAATACCCGTAGCCGATCCAATCCCTCCAATCCCCGCTTCGGTGCCTTCAACCCCGAGCCGGATGACGACGACACGCCGAAAAGCAAGTCGCAGAAGAAACGCGACATGACGGCGCTCCAGGACCTGGGCGTCGAGCTCGAGGCCCTGCCCAAGGACCGCCTGGCGCGCGTGCCGATGCCCGAGGCCCTGGCCGACGCCATCCATGCGGCGCGCAAGATCAACAGCCACGAAGGCAAGCGGCGCCAGATGCAGTTCGTCGGCAAGGTCATGCGTGGCCTCGAAGACGACGAGGTGGACGCCATCCGCGGCGCCCTCGAAGGTTTCAAGGGCACCAGCAAGGCCGAAACCGCCCGCCTGCACCTGATCGAGCGCTGGCGCGAACTGCTGCTGACGGACGACGAGTCGCTGACCAAATTCCTCGGCGAGCACCCCGGCGTGGACGTACAGGCCGTGCGCAACACCATCCGCAACGCCCGCCGGGAACAGCAGATGGCCAAGCCGCCGAAGTCGTTCCGCGAGCTGTTCCAGATCATCAAGTCCGCGCTGGAGGAGAAGGACGCCGCCAGGGACGCGGCCGCCGCCGCCCAGCCCCCTTCCCCGGAGTCCGACGCATGA
- a CDS encoding M48 family metallopeptidase translates to MSTFTLIFLAALVIMVATKLWLAARQVRHVAQHRHAVPARFADTIALAAHQKAADYTVARTRLSMFEVLTSAAVLIGFTMLGGLQWLNEFWLGAFGPGYAYGIALIASVALIGGLVDLPFSLYGQFGIEQRFGFNKMTFGLWLVDLVKMTAVACVLGAPLLLAVLWLMDRTGDYWWAWTWLLWVGFSLLLHVIAPTYIAPLFNKFEPLNDDSLRARIEALLRKCGFASKGVFVMDGSRRSAHGNAYFTGFGAAKRIVFFDTLLARLDGEEIEAVLAHELGHFKRRHIAKMMLVTFVLSLVFLGVLGWMSTRAWFYMGLGVAPNFGSDNHALALVLFFLTLPVFTFVLGPLASQSSRRHEFEADEFAASQTNAGHLVSALVKLYKDNASTLTPDPLYSAFYYSHPPAAQRIDRLLAHA, encoded by the coding sequence ATGTCCACGTTCACCCTGATTTTCCTCGCCGCGCTCGTGATCATGGTTGCAACCAAGCTGTGGCTCGCCGCCCGGCAGGTCCGCCATGTCGCGCAGCACCGCCATGCCGTCCCGGCCCGCTTTGCCGATACCATCGCGCTGGCCGCGCACCAGAAAGCCGCCGACTACACGGTGGCGCGCACGCGCCTGTCGATGTTCGAGGTGCTGACCAGCGCCGCGGTGCTGATCGGCTTCACCATGCTCGGCGGGCTGCAATGGCTCAACGAGTTCTGGCTCGGCGCGTTCGGGCCCGGTTATGCGTACGGCATCGCGCTGATCGCCAGCGTCGCCCTGATCGGCGGCCTCGTCGATCTGCCCTTTTCGCTCTACGGGCAATTCGGCATCGAACAGCGCTTCGGCTTCAACAAGATGACGTTCGGTCTCTGGCTCGTGGACCTCGTCAAGATGACGGCCGTCGCGTGCGTGCTGGGCGCCCCGCTGCTGCTGGCCGTGCTCTGGCTGATGGACCGCACGGGCGACTACTGGTGGGCCTGGACGTGGCTGCTATGGGTGGGGTTCAGCCTGCTGCTGCATGTCATCGCCCCGACCTACATTGCCCCGCTGTTCAACAAATTCGAGCCGCTGAACGACGACAGCCTGCGCGCGCGCATCGAGGCGCTGCTGCGCAAGTGCGGCTTTGCCAGCAAGGGCGTGTTCGTGATGGACGGCAGCCGCCGCAGCGCGCACGGCAATGCGTATTTCACGGGCTTTGGCGCCGCCAAGCGCATCGTTTTCTTCGACACGCTGCTGGCGCGCCTGGACGGCGAGGAAATCGAGGCGGTGCTCGCGCACGAGCTCGGCCACTTCAAGCGCCGCCATATCGCCAAGATGATGCTGGTCACGTTCGTGCTGTCGCTCGTGTTCCTCGGCGTGCTCGGCTGGATGTCGACGCGCGCGTGGTTCTACATGGGCCTGGGCGTCGCGCCGAACTTCGGCAGCGACAACCATGCGCTCGCGCTCGTGCTGTTCTTCCTCACGCTGCCGGTATTCACGTTCGTGCTCGGCCCGCTCGCGAGCCAGTCGTCGCGCCGCCACGAGTTCGAGGCCGACGAGTTCGCGGCCAGCCAGACCAACGCGGGGCACCTCGTGTCCGCGCTGGTCAAGCTGTACAAGGACAATGCGTCCACGCTGACGCCCGACCCGCTCTATAGCGCGTTCTACTATTCCCACCCGCCCGCGGCCCAGCGGATCGACCGGCTGCTGGCGCACGCATGA
- a CDS encoding AEC family transporter: MFTRIVSIITPVILIILIGWIYGRRAHPDMTGINRATLDVIAPLLVVSAFISKDFVLADQLVLLACAVAVVLGSGLLAYVAARLLGADPRTFVPPMMFNNSGNMGLPLSVFAFGPAGLAPAVALFAMSNLMHFTIGLKIVNRHASLAQIVRNPMVLATVAGVALSLAKPWFALPEPIYESIKLLGDATVPLMLFALGVRMKDVSLRNWGMGMWGAAVCPLAGIAVALLLVALVPMTDLQRGLLFVFAALPPAVLNFLVADHFRQEPDQVASIVLLGNIAAVVFVPIGLYLGLR; this comes from the coding sequence ATGTTCACGCGCATCGTCTCGATCATCACCCCAGTCATCCTGATCATCCTGATCGGCTGGATTTACGGACGACGCGCCCATCCGGACATGACGGGCATCAACCGCGCGACGCTCGATGTCATCGCGCCGCTGCTCGTGGTCTCCGCGTTCATCAGCAAGGACTTCGTGCTCGCCGACCAGCTCGTGCTGCTGGCTTGCGCGGTGGCGGTGGTGCTCGGGTCCGGGTTGCTGGCCTATGTGGCCGCGCGGCTGCTCGGCGCGGATCCGCGCACGTTCGTGCCGCCGATGATGTTCAACAACAGCGGCAACATGGGGCTGCCGTTGTCGGTCTTCGCGTTCGGGCCGGCCGGGCTGGCCCCCGCCGTGGCGCTGTTCGCGATGTCCAACCTCATGCATTTCACGATCGGCCTCAAGATCGTCAACCGGCATGCCTCGCTGGCGCAGATCGTGCGCAATCCGATGGTGCTCGCCACGGTGGCGGGCGTCGCGCTGTCGCTGGCCAAGCCGTGGTTCGCGCTGCCCGAGCCGATCTACGAATCGATCAAGCTGCTCGGCGATGCCACGGTGCCGCTGATGCTGTTCGCGCTCGGCGTGCGCATGAAAGACGTGAGCCTGCGCAACTGGGGAATGGGGATGTGGGGCGCCGCGGTCTGCCCGCTCGCCGGTATCGCGGTGGCGCTGCTGCTGGTGGCGCTGGTGCCGATGACCGACCTCCAGCGCGGGCTGCTGTTCGTGTTCGCGGCGCTGCCGCCCGCGGTGCTCAACTTCCTCGTGGCCGACCATTTCCGGCAGGAGCCGGATCAGGTGGCCTCGATCGTGCTGCTCGGCAATATCGCGGCCGTGGTCTTCGTGCCCATCGGGCTCTACCTCGGCCTGCGCTAG
- a CDS encoding TerC family protein encodes MEWFTDLFTMQFLTALLSIVVIDLVLAGDNAIVIALAARNLPPHLQKKAIIWGTIGAVVVRSAMTIGVVWLLKIPGLLLVGGLALVWIAYKLLSADDNGDEHGAGASTLVGAMKTIIIADAVMGVDNVLAVAGAAHGSFLLVVLGLLISIPIVVWGSSLVLKLMARFPVIIYVGSGVLAFTAVKMVSHEPLIKDFFVQYPVALWAMYVVFVGGVLGAGYLAQKRRGDRAESGEAVTGH; translated from the coding sequence ATGGAGTGGTTCACCGATCTGTTCACGATGCAGTTCCTGACGGCGCTGCTGTCGATCGTCGTCATCGACCTCGTTCTCGCTGGCGACAATGCCATCGTGATCGCGCTGGCGGCGCGCAATCTCCCGCCGCACCTGCAGAAAAAAGCCATCATCTGGGGCACCATCGGTGCCGTGGTCGTCCGTTCCGCGATGACCATCGGCGTGGTCTGGCTGCTCAAGATCCCCGGTCTGCTGCTGGTTGGCGGCCTGGCGCTGGTCTGGATCGCCTACAAGCTGCTGTCGGCCGACGATAACGGCGACGAGCATGGCGCGGGCGCGAGCACGCTGGTCGGCGCGATGAAGACGATCATCATCGCCGACGCGGTGATGGGCGTGGATAACGTGCTGGCCGTGGCCGGCGCCGCGCACGGCAGCTTCCTGCTCGTGGTGCTGGGCCTGCTGATCAGCATCCCGATCGTGGTCTGGGGTTCGAGCCTCGTGCTCAAGCTGATGGCGCGCTTCCCGGTGATCATCTACGTCGGCTCCGGCGTGCTGGCGTTCACCGCGGTCAAGATGGTCTCGCACGAGCCGCTGATCAAGGACTTCTTCGTCCAGTATCCGGTGGCGCTGTGGGCAATGTATGTCGTGTTCGTCGGCGGTGTGCTCGGTGCCGGCTACCTGGCACAGAAGCGCCGGGGCGATCGTGCGGAGAGCGGTGAGGCCGTGACCGGCCACTGA
- the mog gene encoding molybdopterin adenylyltransferase produces the protein MTQPSSAPITSPVSRRHPDELVVGLVSISDRASAGTYQDEGIPALREWLGRALTSPWQAVEKLIPDEQALISRTLIELVDVAGCDLVLTTGGTGPSRRDVTPEATLAVGTKEMPGFGEQMRAVSLHFVPTAILSRQVAVIRETASRAALIVNLPGQPRAIRETLEGLRDADGKPIVQGVFAAIPYCIDLIGGPYMECDEAIVKAFRPKNAIRLK, from the coding sequence ATGACGCAGCCCAGCAGCGCACCGATCACGTCTCCCGTGAGCCGCCGCCATCCCGACGAGCTCGTGGTCGGCCTGGTCTCGATCTCCGACCGCGCCTCGGCCGGCACCTATCAGGACGAAGGCATCCCCGCGCTGCGCGAATGGCTCGGCCGGGCGCTGACGTCGCCCTGGCAGGCCGTGGAGAAGCTGATTCCCGACGAGCAGGCGCTGATCTCGCGCACGCTGATCGAACTGGTCGATGTGGCCGGCTGCGACCTCGTGCTGACGACCGGCGGCACGGGCCCGTCGCGGCGCGACGTGACGCCCGAGGCCACGCTGGCGGTCGGCACGAAGGAAATGCCCGGTTTTGGCGAGCAGATGCGCGCGGTGAGCCTGCATTTCGTGCCGACGGCGATCCTGTCCCGGCAGGTGGCGGTGATCCGCGAGACCGCGAGCCGCGCGGCGCTGATCGTCAACCTGCCCGGCCAGCCGCGCGCGATCCGGGAAACGCTGGAAGGATTGCGCGATGCCGATGGCAAACCCATCGTGCAGGGCGTGTTTGCGGCGATCCCCTACTGCATCGACCTGATTGGCGGGCCGTATATGGAATGCGACGAGGCGATCGTCAAGGCGTTCCGCCCGAAGAACGCGATCCGGCTGAAATAA
- a CDS encoding thymidylate synthase has protein sequence MKQYLDFMRHVYEHGTEKSDRTGTGTRSVFGYQMRFDLREGFPVVTTKKLHLKSIIHELLWFLQGSTNVKYLQDNGVSIWDEWADPQGELGPIYGYQWRNWPAPNGEHIDQIAQVVEQIRKTPDSRRLIVSAWNVGEIPQMKLPPCHAFFQFYVADGRLSCQLYQRSADIFLGVPFNIASYALLTHMVAQQTGLDVGDFVWTGGDCHLYSNHLEQVRTQLSREPMALPRLKILRKPDSIFDYRYEDFELVGYESHPAIKAPVAV, from the coding sequence ATGAAACAATATCTCGACTTCATGCGCCATGTTTACGAGCATGGCACCGAAAAGTCCGACCGCACTGGGACAGGCACCCGCTCGGTGTTCGGCTACCAGATGCGCTTCGATCTGCGCGAGGGCTTCCCGGTGGTCACCACCAAGAAGCTGCACCTGAAGTCGATCATTCACGAGCTGCTGTGGTTCCTCCAGGGGTCCACCAATGTGAAGTACCTGCAGGACAACGGCGTCTCGATCTGGGACGAGTGGGCCGATCCGCAAGGCGAGCTCGGTCCGATCTACGGTTACCAGTGGCGTAACTGGCCCGCCCCCAATGGCGAGCATATCGACCAGATCGCGCAGGTGGTCGAGCAGATCCGCAAGACGCCCGATTCGCGCCGGCTGATCGTCTCCGCCTGGAACGTCGGCGAGATTCCGCAGATGAAGCTGCCGCCCTGCCATGCGTTCTTCCAGTTCTATGTGGCCGACGGCCGGCTCTCCTGCCAGCTCTACCAGCGCAGCGCCGATATCTTCCTCGGCGTGCCGTTCAATATCGCGAGCTACGCGCTGCTGACGCATATGGTCGCGCAGCAGACGGGCCTCGACGTCGGCGACTTCGTGTGGACGGGCGGCGACTGCCACCTGTACAGCAATCACCTCGAGCAGGTACGCACGCAGCTGTCGCGCGAACCGATGGCGCTGCCGCGACTGAAGATCCTGCGCAAGCCGGACAGCATCTTCGACTATCGCTACGAGGACTTCGAGCTCGTCGGCTACGAATCGCATCCCGCGATCAAGGCGCCGGTGGCCGTATGA
- a CDS encoding 2-keto-4-pentenoate hydratase has protein sequence MTMTQKTLTPDALAGMAAAFQRAQTARGTVDAETSALLRGIDIADGYRAGRALHERLVAGGLRPVGRKIGCTNTATWGKLGIDAPIVAHVYAQTVVNGAGDTVAVPWTTLHAPRIELELAFRLKATPVAGQSLEALIDCVDWVAPAIEVVDGHVDPAIGSPATILCDFGAHASLLLGEPIALAGLPPLTPATFAGITATLRVGETVLPGGAVNVMGNPLVSLATAIEIAAGLSAPIEAGEIVTTGALVGPVALEAGQQWRGRLSFAGRDDLTVGLDA, from the coding sequence ATGACCATGACCCAGAAGACATTGACGCCGGACGCGCTGGCCGGCATGGCGGCAGCGTTTCAACGCGCGCAGACGGCGCGCGGCACCGTGGATGCCGAGACATCGGCGCTGCTGCGCGGCATCGATATTGCCGATGGCTATCGCGCGGGCCGTGCCTTGCACGAGCGCCTGGTGGCCGGCGGGCTGCGGCCCGTGGGCCGCAAGATCGGCTGCACCAATACCGCGACGTGGGGCAAGCTCGGCATCGATGCGCCGATCGTCGCGCATGTCTACGCGCAGACCGTGGTGAACGGCGCGGGCGACACCGTGGCCGTGCCCTGGACCACGCTGCATGCGCCGCGTATCGAGCTCGAGCTCGCGTTCCGGCTCAAGGCCACGCCCGTTGCGGGGCAATCGCTGGAAGCGCTGATCGACTGCGTCGATTGGGTGGCACCGGCGATCGAGGTCGTCGATGGACACGTCGATCCGGCGATCGGTTCGCCCGCGACGATCCTCTGCGACTTCGGCGCGCATGCGTCGCTGCTGCTTGGCGAGCCGATCGCGCTGGCCGGGTTGCCGCCGCTGACGCCGGCGACGTTCGCCGGCATCACGGCCACGCTGCGGGTCGGCGAGACCGTGCTGCCCGGTGGCGCGGTGAACGTGATGGGCAATCCGCTGGTGTCGCTGGCGACCGCGATCGAGATCGCCGCCGGACTGTCCGCGCCGATCGAGGCGGGCGAGATCGTGACGACCGGCGCGCTGGTGGGGCCTGTGGCGCTGGAGGCGGGTCAGCAATGGCGTGGCCGGCTGTCGTTCGCCGGCCGTGACGACCTGACGGTGGGGCTGGACGCATGA